One region of Faecalibacter bovis genomic DNA includes:
- a CDS encoding Lrp/AsnC family transcriptional regulator, with translation MNYVIDEVDKKILMYLIDNTRMPFTEIAKKMNVSAGTIHVRVKKLEEAGIIKGTTLITDYDKMGYQFVAYVGLLLTKTSKTQRVIDELYKIPNVTVVHVVSGKYNIFCKIRAKDTGDAKEVIYRIDQIDDVLRTESMISLEESFNDKNRLMHSIFQ, from the coding sequence ATGAATTACGTAATTGATGAAGTTGATAAGAAGATTTTAATGTATTTAATTGATAATACAAGAATGCCTTTTACAGAAATAGCGAAAAAAATGAATGTTTCGGCAGGAACTATTCACGTTCGTGTAAAAAAATTAGAAGAAGCAGGTATTATTAAAGGAACTACACTAATTACTGATTATGATAAAATGGGATACCAGTTCGTTGCTTATGTTGGTTTACTTTTAACGAAGACAAGCAAAACTCAACGAGTGATTGATGAGTTATACAAAATCCCTAACGTAACAGTTGTTCACGTTGTTTCAGGAAAATATAATATTTTTTGTAAAATTCGTGCAAAAGATACTGGTGATGCAAAAGAAGTTATCTATAGAATTGATCAAATTGATGATGTTTTAAGAACAGAATCTATGATCTCTTTAGAAGAGTCATTTAATGACAAAAATAGATTGATGCATTCAATTTTTCAGTAA
- a CDS encoding NUDIX hydrolase, which produces MTAEEKDIFFQVALCSSLVLFGFDGDELKVLVYKKASEPFKGALVLPGKYIAPDVSNDQAIHELLTEKIAYNEHETYIEQLKAFTKVFRNPMGRVVNVAYYALVKLTPEIEEKVKNQGGEWFPYDRVPDLAFDHNEIIQYAKERVKRRVKRRPVGFNLLPEEFTIAQLQSLYEKALNRELDKRNFRKKIFNSNLIIETGNTTDPKLHRKVSKLYRFDEEKYEKLSLKGYDFLF; this is translated from the coding sequence ATGACAGCAGAAGAAAAAGATATATTCTTTCAAGTTGCACTTTGTTCAAGTCTTGTTTTATTTGGATTTGACGGTGATGAACTTAAAGTTTTAGTGTATAAAAAGGCTAGTGAACCTTTTAAAGGTGCTTTAGTTTTACCAGGAAAGTATATTGCACCAGATGTTAGTAACGATCAGGCAATTCACGAATTACTTACAGAAAAAATTGCATACAACGAACACGAAACTTATATCGAGCAGTTAAAAGCTTTTACAAAAGTTTTCCGTAATCCTATGGGGCGTGTTGTAAATGTTGCTTATTATGCTTTGGTAAAATTAACTCCAGAAATTGAGGAAAAAGTTAAAAATCAAGGTGGTGAATGGTTCCCTTACGACAGAGTTCCTGATCTTGCATTTGATCATAACGAAATTATTCAATACGCTAAAGAACGTGTTAAACGTAGAGTAAAACGTCGTCCAGTAGGATTTAACCTTTTACCAGAAGAATTTACGATCGCTCAATTACAAAGTCTTTATGAAAAAGCTTTGAATAGAGAATTAGATAAACGAAATTTTCGTAAAAAGATTTTCAATTCAAACTTAATTATAGAAACGGGTAATACAACTGATCCAAAACTTCACCGTAAAGTGTCTAAATTATACCGTTTCGATGAAGAGAAGTATGAAAAATTAAGTTTAAAAGGTTACGATTTCCTTTTCTAA